The following proteins come from a genomic window of Lolium rigidum isolate FL_2022 chromosome 5, APGP_CSIRO_Lrig_0.1, whole genome shotgun sequence:
- the LOC124651899 gene encoding chitin elicitor-binding protein-like, whose translation MAPLSLSLLLPLLLLLLTPSPAAARFTCNAKSRATTCQALISYTPPPNATTTLRDVRTLFQLRSHRALLAANSLPLTTPQTAPSPSPIRVRLPCLCSGGAGATFQRPTYTVRAGDTLDAVARGVFAGLVTYRDIAAANNVSDPNRVAVGQDLRVPLPCSCDPVGGVGVVHLAYVVPAGSSVAGIAEEHGTTEQTLLQLNRLPDAKSLLAGQVLDVPLRVCSSAISNTAIDSNLRVPNASYILTANNCIMCGCSSNTWQLDCQPTQGLTSAVCPVAKCGDLFLGNTSVTTSPASPCEGMACLYAGYTNTTSFAILTNLTSSSMCDAAGLSPAAQPSHSSASGLGLPALWSWSELVVGIHIVLLCLGFLHRD comes from the exons ATGGCgccgctctccctctccctcctcctccccctcctcctcctactcctcacCCCATCCCCAGCAGCCGCACGCTTCACCTGCAACGCCAAATCCCGCGCAACCACCTGCCAGGCCCTCATCTCCTACACGCCGCCACCCAACGCCACCACCACCCTCCGCGACGTCCGCACCCTCTTCCAGCTCCGCTCCCACCGCGCCCTGCTCGCCGCCAACTCCCTCCCGCTCACCACCCCGCAGACCGCGCCCTCCCCGTCCCCCATCCGCGTGCGCCTCCCGTGCCTCTgctccggcggcgccggcgccaccTTCCAGCGCCCCACCTACACGGTCCGCGCGGGGGACACCCTCGACGCCGTCGCGCGCGGCGTCTTCGCGGGCCTCGTCACCTACCGcgacatcgccgccgccaacaacGTGTCCGACCCCAACCGCGTCGCCGTCGGCCAGGACCTCCGCGTGCCGCTCCCCTGCAGCTGCGACCCCGTCGGTGGGGTGGGGGTGGTGCACCTCGCCTACGTCGTCCCCGCAGGGAGCTCCGTCGCCGGCATCGCGGAGGAGCACGGCACCACCGAGCAGACGCTGCTCCAGCTCAACCGCTTGCCCGACGCCAAGAGCCTACTCGCAGGCCAGGTCCTCGACGTGCCGCTACGAG TTTGCTCGTCTGCCATTAGCAACACTGCCATAGACAGCAACCTCCGCGTCCCCAACGCCAGCTACATCCTCACGGCCAACAACTGCATCatgtgcggctgcagctccaacACTTGGCA GCTGGACTGCCAGCCGACACAGGGGCTAACTTCAGCCGTCTGCCCGGTGGCGAAATGCGGAGACCTGTTCCTGGGGAACACGTCAGTGACGACCTCCCCAGCCTCGCCCTGCGAGGGCATGGCGTGCCTCTACGCCGGATACACCAACACCACCTCGTTTGCCATCCTTACGAACCTCACCTCCAGCTCCATGTGCGACg CTGCTGGGTTGTCGCCGGCCGCGCAACCGTCCCACTCATCGGCGTCCGGATTGGGGTTGCCGGCACTGTGGAGTTGGTCTGAGCTTGTCGTCGGCATCCACATTGTTCTGCTGTGCCTCGGGTTTCTGCACCGTGATTGA
- the LOC124652464 gene encoding probable flavin-containing monooxygenase 1, whose product MDMKRVVGIVGAGVSGLAACKHAIDRGFSPVVFETDETIGGVWAHTLESTKLQAPTTSFRFSDMAWPASVTATYPGHREVMEYLRSYVCEFDLLKCIRFSSQVLGVEYLGVAEEEIMGWEQWSGGGKAFGAEKGGRWCLTIKDLKTGNIEVFQVDFLILCIGRHSGAPNIPEFPANKGPELFKGKILHSMDYSYMDNVSEFVKGKSVTVIGSGKSAFDIAAEVAKVNGTALPCTMIYRTKHWRVHKFSIWGFQLSYFYLNRISQLLLHKPGEGFLHYILASALSPLRWAITKLIEAYFKRSIPLQKHGMVPDYSFSFAMSSCLIAMLPEGFYDRVDEGSIVLKNSKRFSFCNDGIILEDANECIKSDIVILATGFRGDQKLRDIFTANWCRNIVAGSSDTSVPLYRECIHPRIPQLAIVGYSESLSDIYASERMANWITHFMAGGFQLPSIRCMEESVAEWAKYKSLYNGKYLRRSCISTVNIWFNDLLCKDMGCNPRRKKGFLAEWFQPYGPADYANLSLRQ is encoded by the exons ATGGACATGAAGAGGGTGGTGGGCATTGTCGGCGCCGGCGTGAGTGGCCTGGCAGCCTGCAAGCACGCCATCGACAGGGGGTTTAGCCCGGTGGTGTTCGAGACCGATGAAACCATCGGCGGAGTGTGGGCGCATACCTTGGAGTCGACGAAGCTCCAGGCGCCCACGACGTCATTCCGGTTCTCGGACATGGCGTGGCCGGCGAGCGTGACGGCGACGTACCCGGGCCACCGTGAGGTCATGGAGTACCTCAGGTCGTACGTGTGCGAGTTTGACCTCCTCAAGTGTATCAGGTTCAGTAGCCAGGTTCTCGGGGTTGAATACCTTGGTGTGGCGGAGGAGGAGATCATGGGGTGGGAGCAGTGGTCTGGTGGAGGGAAGGCGTTCGGAGCTGAGAAGGGTGGACGGTGGTGCCTCACTATCAAGGACTTGAAAACCGGTAACATCGAG GTTTTTCAAGTGGATTTTCTCATCCTCTGCATCGGAAGGCACAGTGGGGCACCAAATATCCCAGAATTTCCAGCAAACAAAGGGCCCGAGTTGTTCAAGGGGAAAATATTGCACTCAATGGACTACTCTTACATGGATAATGTGTCTGAATTTGTCAAAGGGAAGAGTGTGACGGTAATTGGGTCTGGAAAATCAGCATTCGACATTGCTGCAGAGGTTGCCAAGGTGAATG GTACAGCTCTGCCATGCACCATGATATATCGAACGAAGCACTGGCGGGTTCACAAATTTAGCATATGGGGATTTCAACTAAGTTACTTCTATCTTAACCGCATCTCCCAACTTCTACTTCATAAACCTGGTGAAGGATTTCTGCATTATATTTTGGCAAGTGCACTCTCTCCCTTG AGATGGGCAATTACAAAACTAATTGAAGCATACTTCAAGCGCAGCATTCCTCTACAGAAACATGGGATGGTACCTGACTACAGCTTCTCCTTCGCTATGTCATCTTGCTTGATTGCAATGTTACCAGAAGGGTTCTATGACAGGGTTGATGAGGGCAGTATTGTTCTCAAGAATTCCAAGAGATTCAGCTTCTGTAACGATGGGATCATCTTGGAGGATGCAAATGAATGCATAAAGAGTGACATTGTAATTCTAGCTACAGGATTCAGAGGAGACCAGAAGCTTAGGGACATCTTCACAGCAAACTGGTGTAGAAATATAGTGGCAGGATCATCAGATACATCAGTTCCTCTATACAG AGAATGCATCCATCCTCGAATCCCTCAGTTGGCGATAGTTGGATACTCAGAGAGCCTCTCCGACATATATGCCTCAGAAAGGATGGCCAATTGGATAACCCACTTCATGGCTGGTGGCTTCCAGTTGCCAAGCATAAGATGCATGGAAGAGAGCGTAGCAGAGTGGGCAAAGTACAAGAGTCTTTACAACGGGAAGTATTTACGCAGATCGTGTATAAGCACCGTGAACATCTGGTTTAACGATTTGTTGTGCAAAGATATGGGATGCAACCCTAGAAGGAAGAAAGGGTTCCTGGCTGAATGGTTCCAGCCATATGGACCCGCTGATTATGCAAACCTTTCCTTAAGACAATAG